The Streptomyces cynarae genome contains a region encoding:
- a CDS encoding glycoside hydrolase family 48 protein: MAQRRRRRVARRLWTAAVAALALPVTMLANGTTPAHAAAVQCSVDYKTNDWGSGFTADLTITNRGTDAVNGWTLTYDYTGNQTLSNGWSGTWSQSGKSITVKNASWNGTIAAGAAVNTGAQFTYSGTNATPTNFAVNGTTCAGAHQPPVTVLTSPAAGAVYTQGDAVPLAATAAAADNATISKVEFYDDTTLLGTDTSTPYSLSVSSLTVGSHSLVAKAYDSLGASAESTPVGITVASGPAVAASPTQLGVQQGKTGTFGVTLSKQPSANVTVSVARTDGNTGLSVTGGSSLTFTPSNWNTAQTVTITADASGTGSATFTASATGYTKATVTVTELAATKAYDARFLDLYGKITNPANGYFSPEGIPYHSVETLIVEAPDQGHETTSEAYSYLLWLQAMYGKVTGDWSKFNGAWGLMEKYMIPTHADQPANSFYNASKPATYAPELDTPNEYPAKLDTSVSVGSDPIAGELKSAYGTDDVYGMHWLQDVDNVYGYGNEPGKCEAGPTATGPSYINTFQRGPQESVWETVPQPTCDSFKYGGKNGYLDLFTGDSSYAKQWKFTDAPDADARAVQAAYWADVWAKQQGKGGDVSATVGKAAKMGDYLRYAMYDKYFKKIGNCVGASSCPAGTGKDASHYLLSWYYAWGGALDTSAGWAWRIGSSHVHGGYQNPLAAYALSSYADLKPKSATGASDWSKSLQRQMEFYQWLQSSEGAIAGGATNSWQGRYATPPSGTSTFYGMYYDWQPVYHDPPSNQWFGFQAWSMERVAEYYQQTGNATAKAVLDKWVKWALSKTTINPDGTYRIPSTLQWSGQPDTWNPSSPGSNAGLHVTVADYTNDVGVAAAYAKTLTYYAAKSGDATAKSTAKALLDGMWSNYQDNLGIAVPETRADYNRFGDTVYVPSGFSGTMPNGDAINSSSTFTSLRSFYKNDPAWSKIEAYLKGGAAPSFTYHRFWAQADIALAMGSYAELLE, encoded by the coding sequence ATGGCCCAAAGACGCAGACGCCGCGTGGCGCGGCGGCTCTGGACCGCCGCCGTGGCGGCCCTCGCGCTCCCCGTGACGATGCTCGCGAACGGCACGACTCCCGCCCATGCGGCGGCAGTCCAGTGCAGCGTCGACTACAAGACCAACGACTGGGGCTCCGGCTTCACCGCGGACCTCACGATCACCAACCGGGGCACCGACGCCGTCAACGGCTGGACGCTGACGTACGACTACACGGGCAACCAGACGCTGAGCAACGGCTGGAGCGGCACCTGGTCCCAGTCCGGCAAGTCGATCACGGTGAAGAACGCGTCCTGGAACGGCACGATCGCCGCCGGGGCCGCCGTGAACACGGGCGCCCAGTTCACGTACAGCGGCACGAACGCCACGCCGACGAACTTCGCCGTCAACGGTACGACCTGTGCGGGCGCGCACCAGCCGCCGGTCACCGTGCTGACCAGCCCGGCAGCCGGCGCGGTCTACACCCAGGGCGACGCTGTTCCGCTCGCCGCGACGGCGGCCGCCGCCGACAACGCGACGATCAGCAAGGTCGAGTTCTACGACGACACGACGCTGCTCGGCACGGACACGAGCACGCCCTACTCGCTCTCGGTCTCAAGCTTGACCGTGGGCAGTCACTCCCTCGTGGCGAAGGCGTACGACAGCCTGGGCGCGTCGGCGGAGTCCACGCCGGTCGGCATCACGGTCGCCTCGGGTCCCGCCGTGGCGGCCTCGCCGACCCAGCTCGGCGTCCAGCAGGGCAAGACGGGCACGTTCGGCGTCACGCTGTCGAAGCAGCCGAGCGCGAACGTGACGGTGTCGGTCGCCCGCACGGACGGCAACACCGGCCTGTCCGTCACCGGCGGCTCCTCGCTCACCTTCACGCCGTCCAACTGGAACACGGCCCAGACGGTGACCATCACGGCGGACGCCTCCGGTACCGGATCGGCCACCTTCACGGCCTCCGCGACCGGTTACACCAAGGCCACGGTGACCGTCACGGAACTGGCGGCCACGAAGGCGTACGACGCCCGTTTCCTGGACCTCTACGGCAAGATCACCAACCCGGCGAACGGCTACTTCTCCCCCGAGGGCATCCCGTACCACTCGGTGGAGACGCTGATCGTCGAGGCGCCGGACCAGGGCCATGAGACGACGTCGGAGGCGTACAGCTATCTGCTGTGGCTGCAGGCCATGTACGGGAAGGTGACGGGCGACTGGTCGAAGTTCAACGGCGCCTGGGGTCTGATGGAGAAGTACATGATCCCGACCCACGCCGACCAGCCGGCCAACTCCTTCTACAACGCCTCCAAGCCCGCGACCTACGCCCCCGAGCTGGACACACCGAACGAGTACCCGGCCAAGCTCGACACGTCGGTCTCCGTCGGCTCGGACCCCATCGCCGGCGAGCTGAAGAGCGCGTACGGCACGGACGACGTCTACGGCATGCACTGGCTGCAGGACGTCGACAACGTCTACGGGTACGGCAACGAGCCCGGCAAGTGCGAGGCGGGCCCGACCGCCACCGGACCGTCGTACATCAACACCTTCCAGCGCGGTCCGCAGGAGTCGGTGTGGGAGACGGTGCCGCAGCCGACCTGCGACTCCTTCAAGTACGGCGGCAAGAACGGGTACCTCGACCTGTTCACCGGCGACTCGTCGTACGCCAAGCAGTGGAAGTTCACCGACGCTCCCGACGCCGACGCGCGCGCCGTGCAGGCCGCCTACTGGGCGGACGTGTGGGCCAAGCAACAGGGCAAGGGCGGCGATGTCTCCGCGACCGTGGGCAAGGCCGCGAAGATGGGCGACTACCTGCGCTACGCGATGTACGACAAGTACTTCAAGAAGATCGGCAACTGCGTCGGAGCCTCGTCCTGCCCGGCGGGCACCGGCAAGGACGCCTCGCACTACCTGCTGTCCTGGTACTACGCCTGGGGCGGCGCCCTGGACACCTCCGCGGGCTGGGCCTGGCGCATCGGCTCCAGTCACGTCCACGGCGGCTACCAGAACCCGCTCGCCGCGTACGCGCTCAGCTCCTACGCCGACCTGAAGCCCAAGTCGGCCACGGGCGCCTCGGACTGGTCCAAGTCGCTGCAACGGCAAATGGAGTTCTACCAGTGGCTGCAGTCCTCCGAGGGCGCGATCGCGGGCGGCGCGACCAACAGCTGGCAGGGCCGGTACGCGACTCCGCCGAGCGGCACCTCCACCTTCTACGGCATGTACTACGACTGGCAGCCGGTCTACCACGACCCGCCGTCCAACCAGTGGTTCGGCTTCCAGGCCTGGTCGATGGAGCGGGTCGCGGAGTACTACCAGCAGACGGGGAACGCCACGGCGAAGGCGGTTCTCGACAAGTGGGTGAAGTGGGCGCTGTCCAAGACCACGATCAACCCGGACGGCACGTACCGGATTCCCTCCACGCTCCAGTGGTCGGGCCAGCCGGACACCTGGAACCCGTCGAGCCCGGGCTCCAACGCCGGGCTGCACGTCACGGTCGCCGACTACACCAACGACGTGGGCGTGGCCGCGGCGTACGCCAAGACGCTGACCTACTACGCCGCCAAGTCCGGTGACGCGACGGCGAAGTCCACGGCCAAGGCGCTGCTGGACGGCATGTGGAGCAACTACCAGGACAACCTGGGCATCGCCGTCCCGGAGACCCGCGCCGACTACAACCGCTTCGGCGACACGGTGTACGTGCCGAGCGGCTTCAGCGGCACGATGCCGAACGGCGACGCGATCAACTCCTCG
- a CDS encoding cellulase family glycosylhydrolase, whose product MRHPPRSALLLVAGAVAVVGSVVVPVVTASGAAPACTVEYSVTSQWDSGFQGAVKITNNRAAVSGWALTFDFAGGQKVSQGWNAKWSQSGTTVTATNESWNGSLATGASVSAGFLASWSGSNAVPTVFKLNGTTCNVDSEPTPTPPPTEPPASGSAPALHVVGNKLVDAAGKARRLLGVNRSGGEFMCVQGYGIFDGPVDDAAIKAIADWKANAVRIPLNEECWLGLSNVKPEYAGADYIKAVKDLVARVEARGMTPIVELHWTHGQYTGNSAGCSDVHATCQKPMPDAQYTPSFWSSVADTFKDDQAVAFDLFNEPYPDRATSSVTDAWKCWKDGGTCPGISYEVAGMQDLVDAVRSTGAENVILAGGLAYSNDLSQWLTYRPSDPAGNLVAAYHVYNFNTCSSESCWNSTLAPVAAQVPLVAGEIGENTCSHGFVDQVMKWFDDRNLSYLGWTWNTWDCSSGPSLISNYDGTPTSYGIGLRDHLRALNG is encoded by the coding sequence ATGCGACACCCCCCTCGTTCAGCGCTCTTACTCGTGGCCGGCGCGGTCGCCGTCGTCGGCAGCGTGGTCGTCCCGGTGGTCACGGCCTCGGGCGCCGCACCCGCGTGCACTGTGGAGTACTCCGTCACGAGCCAGTGGGACAGCGGCTTCCAAGGCGCCGTCAAGATCACCAACAACCGTGCAGCTGTGAGTGGTTGGGCGCTCACCTTCGACTTCGCGGGCGGTCAGAAGGTCAGCCAGGGCTGGAACGCCAAGTGGTCCCAGTCCGGTACGACGGTGACCGCGACCAACGAGAGCTGGAACGGCTCGCTGGCAACCGGCGCGAGCGTCAGCGCCGGGTTCCTCGCCTCCTGGTCGGGGAGCAACGCCGTCCCGACGGTGTTCAAGCTCAACGGGACGACCTGCAACGTCGACTCCGAACCGACGCCCACGCCGCCCCCGACCGAGCCCCCGGCGAGCGGATCGGCCCCGGCCCTGCACGTCGTGGGCAACAAGCTCGTGGACGCCGCCGGCAAGGCCCGTCGCCTGCTCGGCGTGAACCGGTCCGGCGGCGAGTTCATGTGCGTGCAGGGCTACGGCATCTTCGACGGCCCGGTGGACGACGCTGCGATCAAGGCGATCGCCGACTGGAAGGCGAACGCGGTCCGCATCCCGCTCAACGAGGAGTGCTGGCTGGGTCTTTCCAACGTCAAGCCGGAGTACGCGGGTGCCGACTACATCAAGGCCGTCAAGGACCTGGTGGCCCGCGTGGAGGCGCGCGGCATGACGCCGATCGTCGAGTTGCACTGGACCCACGGCCAGTACACCGGCAACTCGGCGGGCTGCTCCGACGTGCACGCCACCTGCCAGAAGCCGATGCCGGACGCCCAGTACACCCCGTCCTTCTGGTCGTCGGTCGCCGACACGTTCAAGGACGACCAGGCGGTGGCGTTCGACCTGTTCAACGAGCCGTATCCGGACCGGGCGACCTCCAGCGTGACGGACGCCTGGAAGTGCTGGAAGGACGGCGGCACCTGCCCCGGCATCTCCTACGAGGTCGCCGGCATGCAGGACCTGGTCGACGCGGTGCGCTCCACCGGGGCCGAGAACGTGATCCTGGCCGGGGGGCTCGCGTACTCCAACGACCTGAGCCAGTGGCTGACGTACCGGCCCAGCGACCCGGCGGGCAATCTCGTCGCGGCCTACCACGTCTACAACTTCAACACCTGTTCGAGCGAGAGCTGCTGGAACTCCACGCTCGCCCCGGTCGCGGCCCAGGTGCCGCTGGTGGCAGGGGAGATCGGTGAGAACACCTGCTCGCACGGGTTCGTCGACCAGGTCATGAAGTGGTTCGACGACCGGAACCTGTCCTACCTCGGCTGGACCTGGAACACCTGGGACTGCTCCTCCGGGCCGTCCCTGATCTCCAACTACGACGGAACGCCCACGTCGTACGGCATCGGGCTGCGCGACCACCTGCGCGCCCTCAACGGATAG
- a CDS encoding glycoside hydrolase family 6 protein, whose amino-acid sequence MSRTRTSLLAALALVAGATGTAVVATPAHAAVPCTVDYKVQNQWDTGFTAAVIVTNNSTAKSSWSVKWSYAGNQKVTSGWNAQISQSGAAVTAANESYNGSLATGGSVSFGFNASYSGTNAVPATFTLDGATCNVDAGGGNGGGTGGGSGGGSGSRVDNPYAGAKVYVNPEWSAHAAAEPGGTRVSNQPTGVWLDRIAAINGVNGGMGLRAHLDEALKQKGSGEEVVQLVVYDLPGRDCSALASNGELGPTEIDKYKTQFIDPIAAILSDPKYASLRIVTTVELDSLPNLITNTGSRATAVPQCDTMKANGNYVKGVGYALAKLGAIPNVYNYVDAGHHGWLGWDDNFAPTADLLKQAATSEGATVDDVAGFITNTANYSALKEDNFTINDTVNGTSVRQSKWVDWNRYVDELSYAQAFRDKLVSVGFNSNIGMLIDTSRNGWGGSARPTGPGPRTDVDAYVNGGRYDRRINTGNWCNQAGAGLGERPQANPAAGIDAYVWMKPPGESDGSSSAIPNDEGKGFDRMCDPTYTGNARNNNNMSGALPNAPLSGHWFSAQFRQLMQNAYPPLP is encoded by the coding sequence ATGAGTCGTACGAGAACATCGTTACTGGCCGCCCTCGCCCTCGTCGCAGGTGCGACCGGCACCGCGGTCGTCGCCACCCCCGCGCACGCCGCCGTCCCCTGCACCGTCGACTACAAGGTGCAGAACCAGTGGGACACCGGATTCACCGCCGCCGTAATCGTCACCAACAACTCGACCGCCAAGTCGAGTTGGTCGGTGAAGTGGTCGTACGCAGGCAACCAGAAAGTCACCAGCGGCTGGAACGCGCAGATCAGCCAGAGTGGGGCCGCCGTCACCGCCGCCAACGAGAGCTACAACGGCTCGCTGGCGACCGGCGGTTCGGTCAGCTTCGGCTTCAACGCCTCCTACAGCGGCACGAACGCGGTCCCGGCGACCTTCACGCTCGACGGGGCCACCTGCAACGTCGACGCGGGCGGCGGCAACGGCGGGGGAACGGGAGGCGGCAGCGGCGGCGGCTCGGGCAGCCGCGTCGACAACCCGTACGCGGGCGCCAAGGTGTACGTGAACCCCGAGTGGTCCGCGCACGCCGCCGCCGAGCCGGGCGGCACCCGCGTCTCCAACCAGCCCACCGGCGTCTGGCTCGACCGCATCGCCGCGATCAACGGCGTGAACGGCGGCATGGGCCTGCGCGCGCACCTCGACGAGGCGCTGAAGCAGAAGGGCAGCGGCGAGGAGGTCGTGCAACTCGTCGTCTACGACCTGCCGGGACGGGACTGCTCAGCCCTGGCGTCCAACGGCGAGCTGGGCCCGACGGAGATCGACAAGTACAAGACGCAGTTCATCGACCCGATCGCGGCGATCCTCTCCGACCCCAAGTACGCCTCCCTCAGGATCGTCACCACCGTCGAGCTCGACTCGCTGCCGAACCTGATCACCAACACCGGCAGCCGCGCCACGGCCGTTCCGCAGTGCGACACCATGAAGGCCAACGGCAACTACGTGAAGGGCGTCGGCTACGCGCTCGCCAAACTCGGCGCCATCCCGAACGTCTACAACTACGTGGACGCCGGGCACCACGGCTGGCTCGGCTGGGACGACAACTTCGCCCCGACGGCCGACCTGCTCAAGCAGGCGGCCACCAGCGAGGGCGCGACGGTCGACGACGTGGCGGGCTTCATCACCAACACGGCGAACTACAGCGCCCTGAAGGAGGACAACTTCACCATCAACGACACCGTGAACGGCACGTCGGTGCGCCAGTCCAAGTGGGTGGACTGGAACCGGTACGTCGACGAGCTGTCGTACGCGCAGGCCTTCCGGGACAAGCTCGTCTCGGTTGGCTTCAACTCGAACATCGGGATGCTGATCGACACGTCCCGGAACGGCTGGGGCGGCTCGGCACGGCCCACCGGACCCGGTCCCAGGACGGACGTGGACGCGTACGTCAACGGCGGTCGCTACGACCGGCGCATCAATACCGGCAACTGGTGCAACCAGGCGGGCGCCGGACTCGGCGAGCGCCCGCAGGCCAATCCGGCCGCCGGTATCGACGCCTACGTGTGGATGAAGCCGCCGGGGGAGTCCGACGGCTCCAGCTCGGCGATCCCGAACGACGAGGGCAAGGGCTTCGACCGGATGTGCGACCCGACGTACACGGGCAACGCACGGAACAACAACAACATGTCGGGCGCCCTGCCGAACGCACCGCTGTCCGGGCACTGGTTCTCGGCCCAGTTCCGGCAGCTCATGCAGAACGCCTACCCGCCTCTGCCGTGA
- a CDS encoding phytanoyl-CoA dioxygenase family protein, producing the protein MDDRMVQRFIEDGFVKIEGAFPPRVAEDCARLLWKETGYDPDDPGTWKDPVVWVGGMAQGPFAAAANSGVLHEAFDLLVGEGRWVPRYSLGSFPLRFPHGEEPDDAGWHIEGSYLPEGVETRWYHTNLRSRDRALLMLFLFSEVTEQDAPTRIRVGSHLDIPPVLAPYGEEGVSMLEIAPQVVGASAHRPLAHATGSPGDVYLCHPFLVHAAQPNHGIRPRFMAQPPLVPALPYELQRPDGDYSPVESAIRRGLSLEG; encoded by the coding sequence ATGGACGACCGGATGGTGCAGCGCTTCATCGAGGACGGATTCGTCAAGATCGAGGGCGCTTTTCCGCCGCGGGTCGCGGAGGACTGCGCCCGGCTGCTGTGGAAGGAGACGGGCTACGACCCCGACGACCCCGGCACCTGGAAGGACCCGGTGGTCTGGGTGGGCGGCATGGCCCAGGGGCCGTTCGCGGCAGCGGCCAACTCCGGGGTTCTGCACGAGGCGTTCGACCTGCTGGTGGGTGAGGGACGCTGGGTGCCCCGCTACTCCCTCGGCAGTTTTCCGCTGCGATTCCCGCACGGGGAGGAGCCGGACGACGCGGGCTGGCACATCGAGGGGAGTTATCTGCCCGAGGGTGTCGAGACCCGCTGGTACCACACCAACCTGCGCTCGCGCGATCGCGCCCTGCTGATGCTGTTCCTCTTCTCCGAGGTGACCGAGCAGGACGCGCCCACCCGCATCCGGGTCGGCTCGCACCTCGACATCCCGCCCGTCCTTGCGCCGTACGGCGAGGAGGGCGTGTCCATGCTGGAGATCGCCCCGCAGGTCGTCGGGGCCTCCGCGCACCGCCCGCTCGCTCACGCCACCGGCAGCCCCGGCGACGTCTACCTCTGCCACCCGTTCCTGGTGCACGCGGCCCAACCGAACCACGGCATCCGTCCCCGCTTCATGGCCCAGCCGCCACTGGTACCGGCCCTCCCCTACGAGCTTCAGCGGCCGGACGGCGACTACTCACCGGTCGAGTCCGCGATCCGCCGGGGTCTGTCCCTGGAGGGCTGA
- a CDS encoding class I SAM-dependent methyltransferase: MAHEHHDHHAHADVDWATMAPLLESQAELLTPMYRRIAGWLGERGARPGLIVDAGSGPGAVTCVLAEAFPDARVVAADGSEPLLERARVRAARLGLADRFTTLAGELPDALDELEYPVDLLWASRSLHHLGDQRAALAAFADRLAPGGVLALLEGGLPPRWLPRDIGIGRPGLEARLDAVETERFTVMREELPGAVAETEDWAALMTSVGLRVPVTRTFLFELSAPLSDEARSCVVAEFQRRRDKLADGLDATDRATLDRLLDPDDKASLYHRPDIYVLQAHTMHTAVKA, encoded by the coding sequence ATGGCGCACGAGCACCACGACCATCACGCGCACGCCGACGTGGACTGGGCCACGATGGCCCCGCTGCTGGAGTCGCAGGCCGAACTGCTCACCCCCATGTACCGGCGGATCGCGGGCTGGCTGGGAGAGCGCGGTGCCCGGCCGGGGCTGATCGTCGACGCCGGCAGCGGACCGGGAGCCGTCACTTGCGTCCTCGCCGAGGCCTTCCCCGACGCCCGGGTCGTGGCGGCCGACGGCTCCGAGCCGCTGCTGGAACGCGCCCGTGTGCGGGCCGCCCGGCTGGGGCTGGCCGACCGCTTCACCACTCTGGCCGGTGAACTCCCGGATGCCCTCGACGAGTTGGAGTACCCGGTGGACCTGCTGTGGGCGAGTCGCAGCCTGCACCACCTCGGTGACCAGCGCGCGGCACTCGCCGCTTTCGCGGATCGTCTCGCTCCCGGCGGGGTCCTGGCCCTGCTGGAGGGCGGCCTGCCCCCGCGCTGGCTCCCCCGTGACATCGGCATCGGACGCCCCGGTCTGGAGGCCCGGCTGGACGCGGTGGAGACCGAGCGGTTCACCGTGATGCGCGAGGAGCTGCCCGGCGCGGTCGCGGAGACCGAGGACTGGGCCGCGCTCATGACCTCCGTCGGGCTGCGCGTACCGGTGACCCGCACCTTCCTGTTCGAGCTCTCCGCCCCGCTCTCCGACGAGGCCCGCAGCTGTGTCGTCGCCGAGTTCCAGCGCCGTCGCGACAAGCTCGCGGACGGCCTGGACGCGACGGACCGCGCGACCCTGGACCGCCTCCTGGACCCGGACGACAAGGCGAGCCTGTACCACCGCCCGGATATCTACGTGCTGCAAGCGCACACCATGCACACGGCCGTCAAGGCTTGA
- a CDS encoding glycoside hydrolase family 75 protein: MRTRPLTLAAAAGAALLATALLPANASGAAPRNAQEGSVSAADLLAKVTSCSQISNGKYKTDDETSATVPVCGKNGAVFWKADMDVDCDGQVTGKCNGDTDPWFQDDTAFHQSDGKPLRADSLPYVVVPSAGSIWKYSSSGIKGGGVVAVIYNNKVEYAVVGDTGPTKIIGEASYATAKALGIDPDPATGGADSGVTYILFKNSQVSPIESHSAAVSLGESLAKQFIRNN, translated from the coding sequence GTGCGCACTCGACCACTGACCCTCGCCGCGGCCGCCGGCGCCGCACTCCTCGCCACCGCCCTGCTCCCCGCGAACGCCTCCGGAGCCGCCCCCAGGAACGCGCAGGAAGGCTCGGTCAGCGCGGCCGACCTCCTCGCCAAGGTGACGTCCTGTTCGCAGATATCGAACGGCAAGTACAAGACCGACGACGAGACCTCGGCCACCGTCCCCGTGTGCGGCAAGAACGGCGCGGTGTTCTGGAAGGCCGACATGGACGTCGACTGCGACGGCCAGGTCACCGGCAAGTGCAACGGCGACACCGACCCCTGGTTCCAGGACGACACCGCGTTCCACCAGTCCGACGGCAAGCCGCTGCGCGCCGACTCGCTGCCGTACGTCGTCGTGCCGAGCGCCGGCAGCATCTGGAAGTACTCCAGCTCCGGCATCAAGGGCGGCGGCGTGGTCGCCGTGATCTACAACAACAAGGTCGAGTACGCGGTCGTCGGCGACACCGGCCCCACGAAGATCATCGGCGAGGCGTCCTACGCCACCGCGAAGGCGCTCGGCATCGACCCCGACCCGGCGACCGGCGGTGCGGACTCCGGCGTGACGTACATCCTGTTCAAGAACTCCCAGGTGTCACCGATCGAGAGCCACAGCGCGGCGGTGTCCCTCGGTGAGTCGCTGGCCAAGCAGTTCATTCGGAACAACTGA
- a CDS encoding aldo/keto reductase, translated as MSSKVPPIILNNGVEMPQLGFGVWQVPDAEAESAVTTALEAGYRSIDTAAIYGNEEGVGKAVAASAIPREDLFVTTKLWNSDHGYDATLRAFDTSLEKLGLEYVDLYLIHWPLPSRGTFVETYKAFEKLHADGRARAIGVSNFLPEHLETLIEATSVIPAVNQIELHPHLQQHAAREYHAEQGIATEAWSPLGQGKGLLEVPAIVAIAQKHGRTPAQIVLRWHVQLGNIVIPKSVTPARIRENIEVFDFSLDTEDMAAISALNEDRRLGPNPATFDMG; from the coding sequence GTGAGCAGCAAGGTCCCCCCGATCATCCTGAACAACGGCGTCGAGATGCCCCAGCTGGGCTTCGGCGTCTGGCAGGTGCCGGACGCCGAGGCGGAGAGCGCGGTCACCACCGCCCTGGAGGCCGGATACCGCAGCATCGACACAGCGGCGATCTACGGCAACGAGGAGGGCGTCGGAAAGGCTGTCGCCGCGTCCGCCATCCCCCGCGAGGACCTCTTCGTCACCACCAAGCTCTGGAACAGCGACCACGGGTACGACGCCACGCTGCGCGCCTTCGACACGTCGCTGGAGAAGCTCGGCCTGGAGTACGTGGACCTGTACCTGATCCACTGGCCGCTGCCGTCCCGGGGTACGTTCGTCGAGACGTACAAGGCCTTCGAGAAGCTGCACGCGGACGGCCGCGCCCGGGCGATCGGCGTCTCCAACTTCCTTCCGGAGCACCTCGAGACGCTGATCGAGGCCACCTCCGTCATCCCGGCGGTCAACCAGATCGAGCTGCACCCGCACCTGCAGCAGCACGCCGCCCGTGAGTACCACGCGGAGCAGGGCATCGCGACCGAGGCCTGGTCGCCGCTCGGCCAGGGCAAGGGCCTCCTCGAGGTGCCGGCGATCGTCGCCATCGCACAGAAGCACGGCCGCACCCCGGCCCAGATCGTGCTGCGTTGGCACGTGCAGCTCGGCAACATCGTGATTCCGAAGTCCGTGACCCCGGCCCGGATCAGGGAGAACATCGAGGTCTTCGACTTCTCACTGGACACCGAGGACATGGCGGCGATCAGCGCGCTGAACGAGGATCGCCGCCTCGGCCCGAACCCGGCCACGTTCGACATGGGCTGA